Proteins from a single region of Patescibacteria group bacterium:
- the ychF gene encoding redox-regulated ATPase YchF encodes MSFSIGIVGLPNVGKSTLFQAITKKQVDCANYPFCTIDPNVGVVAVPDERVDKLAELTKSAKKNFTTVKFVDIAGLVKGASQGEGLGNKFLANIRETDAIVYVLRAFLDDKIVNTQKEIDPVADKEILDTELILKDLETINKRLVDLEHEIKSGRKETLKEFEVLKRVRQILDNGQILSEVILNEEEKQILKTYQLLTTKPRIYLLNGSESEVSQKIKDVFNEHSWSYLIVDVVAELEAADMKTEDRIALGLPAMSGLDKLIQKSYQLLDLITFLTTGPDETRAWTLKRGSMAPQAGGVIHTDFERCFVRAEVIFWQDLLKAHGYIEAREKGLVRTEGKTYTIKDGDVIEIRANA; translated from the coding sequence ATGTCATTTTCTATCGGCATAGTGGGGCTGCCCAATGTGGGCAAGTCTACCCTATTTCAAGCTATTACTAAAAAGCAGGTTGATTGCGCGAACTATCCTTTTTGCACCATTGATCCAAATGTTGGTGTGGTGGCTGTGCCTGACGAACGCGTTGATAAATTAGCCGAGCTGACTAAGTCAGCTAAGAAAAATTTTACTACGGTAAAATTTGTTGACATTGCTGGTCTGGTTAAGGGCGCTAGCCAAGGCGAAGGATTGGGCAATAAATTTTTGGCCAATATTCGTGAAACCGACGCTATTGTCTATGTTTTGCGAGCATTTTTGGATGATAAAATCGTCAACACTCAAAAAGAAATCGACCCAGTGGCTGATAAAGAAATTTTAGATACAGAATTAATTTTAAAAGATCTGGAAACTATCAATAAGCGCTTGGTAGACCTGGAACATGAAATAAAAAGTGGCCGCAAAGAGACGCTTAAAGAATTTGAAGTTTTAAAACGAGTGCGGCAGATTTTAGATAATGGTCAGATTTTATCCGAAGTGATTTTAAACGAAGAAGAAAAGCAAATTTTAAAAACCTATCAGCTTTTAACCACCAAGCCGAGAATATATTTATTAAACGGATCCGAATCAGAGGTGTCGCAAAAAATAAAAGATGTTTTTAACGAACACAGTTGGTCGTATTTAATTGTTGACGTGGTGGCCGAACTTGAAGCAGCGGACATGAAAACAGAAGACAGAATCGCCCTCGGTTTACCAGCCATGTCGGGTTTAGACAAATTAATTCAAAAATCTTATCAGTTATTAGATTTGATTACGTTTTTAACAACTGGGCCGGATGAAACGCGAGCTTGGACCTTGAAACGAGGTAGTATGGCGCCACAAGCCGGCGGCGTGATTCATACTGATTTTGAACGTTGCTTTGTGCGCGCTGAAGTTATTTTTTGGCAAGATTTATTAAAGGCGCATGGTTATATTGAGGCTCGCGAAAAGGGTTTAGTTCGCACCGAAGGCAAGACATACACAATTAAAGATGGCGACGTGATTGAGATTAGGGCTAATGCATAA
- a CDS encoding aromatic amino acid transport family protein, producing MNLPNSLQKKIEFLKALAVFAGTIIGVGIFGLPYVALKSGFFVVVAYFILVAILAIIVQILLGEMACDTHKIARIPGYAEEYIGPKAKKISFIISSLGLIGALLAYLILGGAFLGSILRPVLGGANLIYVLLFFTAGAALIFARVRNIARFELIMFVAFVIILFIFIYHGFPHVDYQNLLGFNPKLITFPYGIILFSLWGIALVPEIKEIVERNRPCLRGVIAAGVIVSALCYLFFVFIFLGVSGQTTTPDAMTGFINTLGNGVRTLGFVFGLITTFTSFIALGMTLKKIFWLDFHLPRNASWALACFIPLGLYFCGFKNFIDIIGLTGALMLGLEAIMVVFIYKNFLQKRFHQNAPWWLYLLVVLFVIGIVLQFIYFFTS from the coding sequence ATGAATTTACCGAATTCCTTGCAGAAAAAAATTGAATTTTTAAAAGCTCTGGCGGTTTTTGCCGGCACGATTATCGGCGTCGGCATTTTCGGCCTACCCTACGTCGCCTTAAAATCTGGATTTTTTGTCGTAGTGGCTTATTTTATTTTGGTGGCTATTTTGGCTATTATTGTCCAGATTCTTTTGGGCGAAATGGCTTGCGATACGCATAAAATCGCCCGTATTCCAGGTTACGCCGAGGAGTACATCGGGCCAAAGGCAAAAAAAATATCTTTTATCATCTCGTCGCTTGGTTTAATTGGTGCGCTTTTAGCTTACTTGATCTTGGGCGGCGCTTTTTTAGGCTCGATTCTTCGGCCGGTCTTGGGCGGCGCTAATTTGATTTATGTTCTATTGTTTTTTACCGCCGGCGCCGCGCTGATTTTTGCCCGCGTGCGAAATATTGCCCGTTTTGAATTAATAATGTTCGTTGCCTTTGTGATTATTTTATTTATTTTTATTTATCACGGATTTCCTCATGTTGATTATCAAAATTTATTGGGCTTTAATCCCAAATTAATTACCTTCCCTTACGGCATTATTTTATTTTCTCTCTGGGGTATTGCTTTGGTACCGGAGATAAAAGAAATTGTCGAAAGAAATCGACCATGCTTAAGAGGAGTCATTGCCGCCGGCGTCATCGTTTCTGCTCTTTGTTATTTATTTTTTGTCTTTATCTTTTTGGGTGTCAGCGGTCAAACAACCACGCCCGACGCTATGACTGGTTTTATTAATACGCTAGGCAATGGCGTGAGAACCTTGGGTTTTGTTTTTGGCCTAATCACTACCTTCACCTCTTTTATTGCTCTAGGCATGACACTAAAAAAAATATTTTGGCTCGATTTTCATCTACCACGAAATGCTTCTTGGGCGCTGGCTTGTTTTATTCCTTTAGGATTATATTTTTGCGGTTTTAAAAATTTTATAGACATCATCGGTTTAACCGGCGCCCTGATGCTTGGCCTTGAAGCTATTATGGTCGTCTTTATTTATAAAAATTTCTTGCAAAAAAGGTTTCATCAAAACGCTCCTTGGTGGCTCTACTTGCTCGTTGTCTTGTTTGTTATCGGTATAGTCTTACAGTTTATATATTTCTTTACTTCATAA
- a CDS encoding radical SAM protein has product MEIRLIQSKSALHKSKLAGGGYTLNPYSGCPHGCQYCYNQKFFNIIHPDCPWGKYFDVKTNFPEILAKEILAKPKANVFFSTITDPYNALEKKYQITRRSLELLLANGWRASLLTKSDLVLRDLDLFNKYRAKIDVGFTITSVDDKIARILEPNAPSPTRRLAALKQLHKHKIKNYIFVAPIIPHLTDIEKIFQAANGFCDEIWFDSFNTKLVNWPAWLRIVKQNFSNLLDFYKDYALNKKLFEKEIKNKIINLAQKYKIKTKFIF; this is encoded by the coding sequence ATGGAAATCCGCTTGATTCAAAGCAAGTCCGCCCTGCATAAATCAAAATTAGCCGGCGGCGGATATACTCTCAACCCCTATTCTGGCTGCCCGCATGGCTGCCAGTATTGTTATAATCAAAAATTTTTTAACATTATCCATCCCGACTGCCCCTGGGGTAAATATTTTGACGTCAAAACAAATTTCCCAGAAATTTTAGCCAAAGAAATCTTGGCCAAACCCAAAGCCAACGTATTTTTTTCAACTATTACCGATCCCTACAACGCCCTGGAGAAAAAATACCAGATCACTCGCCGTTCTTTGGAGCTGCTGCTGGCTAATGGTTGGCGAGCTTCTCTTTTAACCAAATCTGATCTGGTTTTGCGGGATTTGGATTTATTCAATAAATACCGAGCTAAAATAGACGTCGGTTTTACTATTACTTCGGTTGATGATAAAATCGCCAGAATTCTCGAGCCTAACGCGCCAAGCCCGACCCGTCGATTAGCTGCCTTAAAACAACTACACAAACATAAAATAAAAAATTATATTTTTGTCGCGCCAATTATTCCGCACCTAACTGACATTGAAAAAATTTTCCAGGCAGCGAACGGTTTTTGCGATGAAATTTGGTTTGATTCATTTAATACTAAGCTGGTTAACTGGCCAGCCTGGTTAAGGATCGTTAAACAAAATTTTTCAAATTTATTAGACTTTTACAAAGATTATGCCTTGAATAAAAAATTATTTGAGAAAGAAATAAAAAACAAAATAATAAATTTAGCGCAGAAATATAAAATAAAAACCAAATTTATTTTTTAA
- a CDS encoding endonuclease Q family protein, with amino-acid sequence MQYIADLHIHSKYSRATSKSTDLEHLTQWAQIKGIQILGTGDFTHPLWFKEIQNKLEPVKDGLYKLKTAQSDMRFILSTEFSCIYTKNDKCRRIHLCVFAPNIATVAKINQTLGGKYNLKSDGRPILGIDAKELLKILLDISPDIVMIPAHAWTPWFSIFGSKSGFDSVEECFNELAPKIFALETGLSSDPMMNWQWSYLDKYTLISNSDAHSPEKLGREANVFDFKQEPTYKDLMQSIKTRQGFLYTIEFFPEEGKYHLDGHRAHNVVLEPKQTKKLKGICPVCHRPLTVGVLSRVAELADREAPQRPKGAPDQKSIIPLKEIISEIEGVMPTSKRVDAIYHEMIKRGKNEFNILLNLSREEITNVSEPKMAEAIMKMRAGEVIKNPGYDGVFGQIKIFPDSPDLKRLGSSLPGKKTNKNQKVLF; translated from the coding sequence ATGCAATACATCGCAGATCTACATATACACAGCAAATACTCCCGGGCTACCTCTAAAAGCACAGACTTGGAACATTTAACTCAGTGGGCGCAAATTAAAGGCATCCAAATTTTAGGCACTGGCGATTTTACTCACCCGCTCTGGTTTAAAGAAATCCAAAACAAGTTAGAACCAGTTAAAGATGGATTATATAAATTAAAAACCGCACAGTCAGACATGCGTTTTATTTTGTCTACCGAATTCTCTTGCATTTATACCAAAAACGACAAATGCCGACGAATCCATCTTTGTGTTTTTGCGCCGAACATTGCCACGGTTGCCAAAATCAACCAAACATTGGGCGGAAAATATAATCTAAAATCCGACGGCCGGCCGATTTTGGGAATCGATGCCAAAGAATTGCTAAAAATTTTATTAGATATTTCTCCGGACATTGTGATGATCCCGGCTCACGCCTGGACTCCCTGGTTTTCTATTTTTGGTTCAAAGTCCGGCTTTGATTCAGTCGAAGAATGCTTTAATGAGCTCGCGCCTAAAATTTTTGCCCTAGAAACCGGACTTTCTTCCGACCCAATGATGAATTGGCAGTGGTCGTATCTCGATAAATACACTCTGATTTCCAATTCTGACGCGCATTCACCGGAAAAACTCGGCCGCGAAGCTAACGTCTTTGACTTTAAACAAGAACCAACTTATAAAGATTTAATGCAAAGCATTAAAACTAGGCAAGGATTTCTTTACACCATTGAATTTTTCCCTGAAGAAGGCAAATACCACCTCGACGGCCACCGTGCCCATAATGTCGTCTTAGAACCAAAACAAACCAAGAAACTCAAGGGCATTTGCCCGGTTTGCCACCGGCCATTAACCGTTGGTGTTTTAAGTCGAGTCGCCGAACTAGCTGATCGCGAGGCGCCACAACGGCCTAAAGGCGCGCCTGACCAAAAAAGTATTATTCCACTTAAAGAAATTATCTCTGAAATCGAGGGCGTAATGCCGACCAGTAAGCGGGTTGATGCCATTTATCACGAAATGATTAAAAGGGGTAAAAATGAATTTAATATTTTACTAAATTTATCACGCGAGGAGATAACCAATGTCAGCGAACCGAAAATGGCTGAGGCGATAATGAAAATGCGCGCCGGTGAAGTCATAAAAAACCCTGGCTACGATGGAGTTTTCGGCCAAATAAAAATTTTCCCCGACTCGCCAGATTTAAAAAGGCTAGGATCTTCTCTGCCAGGTAAAAAAACAAACAAAAATCAAAAAGTATTATTTTAA
- a CDS encoding PHP-associated domain-containing protein, which translates to MVKAVFHIHSKYSSDSFSSLEKIAGFCQKKNINLVFLCDHNNLAPTTTINGVQIIGGEEIKTREGEIIGLFVKEKIEPNLLLAETIKKIKEQGGLVATPHPFNSLIRRWSGKKIQPENLLKNIDQIDIVEVFNARNIYPVDNKKALEFAEKNKKIKIVGSDAHVINEIDNTSFLIDNFSTPQEFLNNLSRAEFSTKTGSLVDQLKSLFVKIIKFF; encoded by the coding sequence ATGGTTAAAGCTGTCTTCCACATCCATTCAAAGTATTCTTCCGACAGTTTCTCTAGTCTAGAAAAAATCGCCGGCTTTTGCCAAAAGAAAAATATTAATTTAGTCTTTTTGTGTGATCACAACAATCTGGCCCCGACAACCACCATAAATGGAGTTCAAATTATTGGCGGGGAAGAAATTAAAACGCGTGAAGGTGAAATTATTGGTCTTTTCGTCAAAGAAAAAATTGAGCCCAACTTGCTTTTGGCAGAAACTATAAAAAAAATAAAAGAACAGGGCGGACTGGTAGCCACTCCCCATCCTTTTAACAGCTTAATCCGCCGCTGGAGCGGCAAAAAAATACAACCCGAAAATTTATTAAAAAATATCGATCAAATTGATATTGTTGAAGTTTTTAATGCCCGTAATATTTATCCGGTCGACAATAAAAAGGCTCTGGAATTTGCCGAGAAAAATAAAAAGATAAAAATCGTCGGCAGCGACGCCCACGTGATTAATGAAATTGATAACACTAGTTTTTTAATTGATAATTTTTCTACTCCTCAAGAATTTTTAAATAACCTATCTCGGGCGGAATTTTCTACCAAAACTGGTTCTCTTGTTGACCAACTGAAGTCGTTATTTGTTAAAATTATAAAATTTTTCTAA
- a CDS encoding cupin domain-containing protein has product MQESSAPFGKVQNLESNDKFGSSVLIVEVGQEITKHYHKKTKEIEVILEGEIICDGEIQRPGEVNIWEPMQMHGYKNISNAPVKILCLAVPPYDPNDSFEVGPTA; this is encoded by the coding sequence ATGCAGGAATCTAGTGCGCCATTTGGCAAAGTGCAAAATCTTGAGTCAAACGATAAGTTCGGCTCAAGCGTTTTAATCGTCGAGGTTGGCCAAGAAATAACCAAGCACTACCACAAAAAAACCAAAGAAATAGAGGTTATTTTAGAGGGAGAAATAATCTGCGACGGTGAAATACAAAGGCCAGGCGAAGTTAATATTTGGGAACCAATGCAAATGCATGGTTACAAAAACATCTCTAACGCGCCGGTAAAAATTCTTTGCTTAGCCGTGCCTCCTTACGATCCAAACGATTCGTTTGAGGTGGGCCCAACCGCCTAA
- the wecB gene encoding UDP-N-acetylglucosamine 2-epimerase (non-hydrolyzing), whose translation MKKIYKKLKIFCIVGARPNFVKMAPLIKEMKKYPQFIQPILVHTGQHYDQAMSKEFFKVLGLPRPDVYLYVGSGPHAKQTAEIMNRIDDVMLREKPDLVLVLGDVNSTLACALVAAKIRIPIAHVEAGLRSDNWNMPEEINRVLTDRLADFLFTTELSAKKNLLKEGIAKEKIFFVGNVMIDTLKNNLSKIRQSKILKRLGLKSKSYAVLTLHRPEVVDKKEKLLEIIDVLKLVGQKLPIIFSVHPRTQKNIKDFGLEDEFKMPSLTIVSALGYLDFLRLISRAKVVLTDSGGIQEETTVFNVPCLTLRHETERPITVTMGTNIITDLDKNKIFKQLKLILENRFKTGRTPPLWDGKAATRIVKVILKKYIRFFELSNLFLKDHNI comes from the coding sequence ATGAAAAAAATATATAAAAAGTTAAAAATATTTTGTATAGTTGGCGCTAGGCCTAATTTTGTGAAGATGGCCCCTCTAATCAAGGAGATGAAAAAATATCCGCAGTTTATTCAACCAATTTTGGTTCATACGGGCCAGCATTATGATCAGGCGATGTCTAAAGAGTTTTTTAAGGTCCTGGGTTTGCCGCGTCCAGATGTTTATCTTTATGTCGGTTCTGGCCCACATGCCAAGCAAACGGCCGAGATTATGAATCGCATCGACGATGTTATGCTTAGAGAAAAACCTGATTTAGTTTTAGTTTTAGGCGACGTCAACTCTACCTTGGCCTGTGCACTTGTTGCCGCTAAGATTAGAATACCAATAGCTCATGTGGAGGCGGGACTAAGAAGTGATAATTGGAATATGCCAGAGGAAATCAATCGAGTTTTGACCGATCGGCTTGCCGATTTTTTATTTACCACCGAGTTATCTGCAAAAAAAAATTTACTTAAAGAGGGCATTGCTAAAGAAAAGATATTCTTTGTCGGCAATGTTATGATTGATACTTTAAAGAATAATTTAAGTAAAATCAGACAATCAAAGATTTTAAAGAGATTAGGATTAAAAAGCAAATCTTATGCTGTTTTAACTCTTCATCGGCCCGAGGTGGTCGATAAAAAAGAAAAACTTTTAGAAATTATTGATGTTTTGAAATTGGTGGGTCAAAAATTGCCGATTATCTTTTCGGTTCATCCCAGAACGCAGAAAAATATCAAAGATTTTGGTCTAGAAGATGAATTTAAAATGCCTAGCTTGACCATTGTTAGTGCTTTGGGGTATCTTGATTTTCTAAGATTAATTAGTCGGGCCAAGGTTGTTCTAACTGATAGCGGTGGGATTCAAGAGGAGACTACTGTTTTTAATGTGCCATGTCTAACCTTGCGTCATGAGACAGAACGGCCGATTACGGTGACTATGGGGACCAATATTATAACCGACTTAGATAAAAATAAAATTTTTAAGCAGTTAAAGCTTATTTTAGAGAATAGATTTAAAACGGGTCGCACGCCACCGCTTTGGGATGGAAAGGCAGCGACGAGGATTGTTAAAGTAATTTTGAAAAAATATATAAGATTTTTTGAACTCTCCAACCTCTTTTTGAAAGATCATAATATCTAA
- a CDS encoding O-antigen ligase family protein, with the protein MISPKLEKICLFVIRWASYLVLFLPLLVSRQTFYPYVFGKIIFFRVLIEIMFAAWLILIICPVKDHGSHGASNKDYRPNWKNPLILSSTIFIIILFLTSIFGVDFKKSFWSNQERMTGLLTLLHFWIWFLILTSTFKRWQDWQKLVWTSLICSVLVGLYGLGQNLGLKFLLAEADVMRMTATLGNPIFIGTYAMMHIFLAGFLSQLEKNKKIKILTYLIVLFNFSIVIFSASRGPLISCIFAFLIFLIWIISRHQNRKKKITLIVALILLIIIFVAFYAYLQTNQGKNLKSHLPFFLYRFLDAQGLTHGIDQRTQSWQIAWQGFKEKPIFGWGWENYNIVFNKYYQPAFLGFVGLEGTWYDHSHNQILDLLAMSGFLGGLAYLFFYGTIFYLLIKKFRRESDFSSRWPMITLMIMLAVYFIQNLTVFDTPGPMIIFYFSLGLVYFFTVSLNNKNTAPQNLKNKNSSLVIIIPLLIMLPIGLYSFNFKPLNQSLEGFKGVSVSRTDLATGINFYKQSLATKSFVNPEIRLQLAKTISEQTKDNPDYGNGLALAVQEMAKNTQEHPLDARYWLYLGQLYDLNNNPDDARAGQNALEKALSLSPKRQQIYFELAKNQIIQKNYSTAIEYARQSIELDPKIGLSHYDLGLIYFASQEYSKMLEEYAQAEQLGYNPFRDKNGYLTASTAYAELNNMDMALDFAEKGLKKWPNDKMLIIQKIVLLQQAEKTKELNDFINQLAQENPQLLKELGGN; encoded by the coding sequence ATGATTTCGCCTAAGTTAGAAAAAATTTGTTTATTTGTTATTAGGTGGGCCAGTTATTTGGTTTTGTTTTTACCTCTTTTGGTCTCCAGACAAACATTTTATCCTTATGTTTTTGGAAAAATAATTTTCTTTAGGGTATTAATTGAAATAATGTTTGCCGCTTGGCTAATTTTGATTATCTGCCCCGTAAAAGATCATGGGTCTCACGGGGCAAGCAATAAAGACTACCGACCGAATTGGAAAAATCCATTAATATTGAGTTCGACAATTTTTATCATTATTTTATTTCTAACCTCCATTTTCGGCGTGGATTTCAAAAAATCTTTTTGGTCAAATCAAGAAAGAATGACTGGTCTCTTAACTTTACTGCACTTTTGGATATGGTTTTTAATTCTAACTAGCACCTTCAAGCGATGGCAAGATTGGCAAAAATTAGTTTGGACTAGCTTGATTTGTTCTGTTTTAGTCGGACTTTATGGGCTGGGTCAAAATCTTGGTCTAAAATTTTTATTAGCCGAAGCAGACGTAATGAGAATGACAGCGACCCTGGGAAACCCTATCTTTATAGGAACTTATGCTATGATGCATATATTCTTGGCTGGTTTCCTGAGCCAATTAGAAAAAAATAAAAAAATAAAAATTCTTACTTATTTAATAGTATTATTTAATTTTTCGATTGTAATTTTTAGCGCTAGTCGTGGCCCGTTGATTTCCTGTATTTTCGCTTTTCTAATCTTTTTAATTTGGATTATATCTCGTCACCAAAATCGAAAAAAAAAGATCACCCTAATTGTCGCCTTAATTTTATTAATTATTATTTTTGTCGCCTTTTATGCTTATCTACAAACCAATCAAGGCAAGAACTTAAAATCACATTTACCATTTTTTCTTTATCGTTTTTTAGACGCTCAAGGCCTAACCCATGGTATAGACCAAAGAACTCAATCATGGCAAATCGCCTGGCAGGGCTTTAAAGAAAAACCAATTTTTGGTTGGGGATGGGAAAATTATAATATAGTATTTAATAAATACTATCAACCGGCCTTTTTAGGTTTTGTGGGGCTTGAAGGAACGTGGTACGATCATTCCCACAATCAAATCCTGGATCTTCTGGCGATGAGTGGTTTTTTGGGGGGCCTGGCATATTTATTTTTCTACGGAACAATTTTTTATTTATTGATCAAAAAATTTAGAAGAGAATCTGATTTTTCTTCACGATGGCCAATGATAACGCTGATGATTATGCTGGCGGTTTATTTCATCCAGAACTTAACCGTTTTTGACACGCCTGGCCCAATGATTATTTTTTATTTTTCCTTGGGCTTGGTTTATTTCTTCACTGTTTCTTTAAATAATAAAAATACAGCGCCCCAAAATCTAAAAAATAAAAATTCATCTCTTGTAATTATTATTCCTTTATTAATCATGTTGCCGATAGGGCTTTATAGTTTCAACTTCAAACCACTAAATCAGAGCCTGGAAGGATTTAAGGGCGTGTCTGTATCAAGAACAGATCTAGCTACAGGAATTAATTTTTATAAACAGTCCTTAGCAACAAAAAGTTTTGTCAATCCGGAAATAAGGTTGCAACTGGCTAAAACTATTTCGGAACAAACTAAAGACAATCCTGATTATGGCAATGGCCTTGCCTTGGCCGTTCAAGAAATGGCAAAAAATACCCAAGAACATCCGCTTGACGCGCGATATTGGTTATATTTAGGCCAACTCTATGATCTCAATAATAATCCCGATGATGCCCGGGCAGGACAAAATGCTTTAGAGAAGGCCCTTTCGCTTTCCCCTAAAAGACAACAAATATATTTTGAATTGGCAAAAAATCAGATTATTCAAAAAAACTATTCAACGGCCATTGAATATGCTCGCCAATCCATAGAACTAGACCCCAAAATCGGTTTATCTCATTATGACTTGGGTTTGATTTATTTTGCCAGTCAAGAATATTCCAAAATGCTCGAAGAATATGCTCAGGCCGAACAACTCGGTTATAACCCATTCCGAGATAAAAACGGATACTTAACCGCCTCGACGGCTTATGCTGAATTAAATAATATGGACATGGCTCTTGACTTCGCCGAAAAAGGACTTAAAAAATGGCCTAACGATAAAATGCTGATTATCCAAAAAATAGTTTTACTCCAACAAGCAGAAAAAACGAAAGAATTAAATGATTTTATCAATCAATTAGCCCAAGAAAATCCTCAACTATTAAAGGAGCTTGGCGGTAATTAA